A single Streptomyces sp. Edi2 DNA region contains:
- a CDS encoding VOC family protein, with protein MNLVSLRVITHDVARLVAFYEQVTGVPATWSTPEFAELVTESGTLALASERTVALFGAGSARPAANRTVITEFRVADVDAEYERLTPLCDEFVQKPTTMPWGNRSLLFRDPDGNLINFFTPVTPEAVRRQER; from the coding sequence ATGAATCTGGTTTCGCTCCGTGTGATCACCCATGACGTCGCTCGCCTCGTCGCGTTCTACGAACAGGTCACCGGCGTTCCGGCGACCTGGTCGACCCCCGAGTTCGCCGAGCTCGTGACGGAGTCGGGCACGCTTGCGCTCGCAAGTGAGCGCACGGTGGCGCTGTTCGGCGCCGGCAGCGCCCGGCCGGCCGCCAATCGCACGGTGATCACCGAGTTCCGCGTCGCCGACGTCGACGCGGAGTACGAGCGTCTGACGCCCCTCTGCGATGAGTTCGTCCAGAAGCCGACGACGATGCCGTGGGGCAACCGCTCGCTCCTCTTCCGGGATCCCGACGGGAATCTGATCAATTTCTTCACGCCCGTCACTCCCGAGGCGGTACGGCGGCAGGAGCGCTGA
- a CDS encoding thiamine pyrophosphate-requiring protein produces MSVKVSDYVLQRLREWDVEHVFSYAGDGINGLLAAWERADNKPVFVQARHEEMAAFEAVGYAKFSGKVGVCAATSGPGAIHLLNGLYDAKLDHVPVVAIVGQTHRSAMGGSYQQEVDLMSLYKDVASDFCETVTVPEQLPNVLDRALRTAYARRTVTAVILPADVQELDYSPPTHAFKMVPSSLGVASYAPVPADEDLTRAAEVLNSGEKVAVLIGQGARGARAEVEELADVLGAGVAKALLGKDALSDELPYVTGAIGLLGTRPSYELMRDCDTLLVVGSSFPYSQFLPEFGQARAVQIDIDPHMVGLRYPFEVNLVGDARATLTALLPQLTRKKHGAWRKKIEKDTARWWEVMEGRAAVDAEPINPEYVVHALDALLPDDVILAADSGSAANWYARHLRMRGTMRGSLSGTLATMGPGVPYVIGAKFAHPERPALALVGDGAMQMNGMAELITAAKYWKDWRNPQLIIAVLNNLDLNQVTWEMRAMSGAPQFLPSQALPDVPYADFARSIGLGGVRVEKPGEVEGAWRTALDADRPFVLDFRTDPAVPPIPPHADLDQIEATAAAIVKGDSDRGGMIRQGIKAKIQEMLPGHHHREARPAARDDE; encoded by the coding sequence GTGTCGGTCAAGGTTTCTGATTACGTCCTGCAACGGCTGCGTGAGTGGGATGTCGAACATGTCTTCTCCTACGCCGGTGACGGCATCAACGGGCTGCTGGCCGCCTGGGAGCGCGCGGACAACAAGCCGGTATTCGTCCAGGCGCGGCACGAGGAGATGGCCGCGTTCGAAGCCGTCGGATACGCGAAGTTCTCCGGCAAGGTCGGGGTGTGCGCGGCGACGTCCGGGCCCGGTGCGATCCATCTGCTCAACGGCCTCTACGACGCGAAGCTCGACCACGTGCCGGTGGTGGCGATCGTCGGACAGACGCACCGCAGCGCGATGGGCGGCTCCTACCAGCAGGAAGTCGACCTGATGAGCCTCTACAAGGACGTCGCCTCCGACTTCTGCGAGACGGTCACCGTCCCCGAGCAGTTGCCCAACGTCCTCGACCGCGCCCTGCGCACCGCCTACGCACGGCGGACCGTGACCGCGGTGATCCTTCCCGCCGATGTGCAGGAGCTGGACTACAGCCCGCCCACGCACGCCTTCAAGATGGTCCCTTCCAGCCTCGGTGTCGCCTCTTACGCCCCCGTTCCGGCGGACGAGGACCTCACCAGGGCCGCCGAGGTGCTGAACTCCGGGGAGAAGGTCGCCGTACTGATCGGCCAGGGCGCACGGGGGGCCCGGGCCGAGGTCGAGGAACTGGCCGATGTCCTCGGCGCCGGCGTGGCCAAGGCCCTCCTGGGCAAGGACGCACTGTCCGACGAACTGCCGTATGTGACCGGTGCGATCGGCTTGCTGGGCACCCGCCCCTCCTATGAGCTGATGCGGGACTGCGACACCCTGCTGGTCGTGGGCTCCAGCTTCCCCTACTCCCAGTTCCTGCCGGAGTTCGGCCAGGCCCGTGCCGTCCAGATCGATATCGACCCGCACATGGTGGGCCTGCGCTACCCCTTCGAGGTCAACCTCGTCGGGGATGCACGCGCGACCCTCACGGCACTGCTGCCGCAGCTCACACGCAAAAAGCACGGAGCATGGCGGAAGAAGATCGAGAAGGACACCGCCCGCTGGTGGGAGGTGATGGAGGGACGTGCCGCGGTGGACGCGGAACCGATCAATCCCGAATATGTCGTGCACGCCCTGGACGCCCTCCTGCCGGACGACGTCATCCTGGCCGCCGACTCCGGCTCGGCCGCCAACTGGTACGCGCGGCACCTGCGCATGCGCGGCACGATGCGCGGCTCCCTCTCCGGCACCCTCGCGACCATGGGTCCTGGCGTGCCCTACGTCATCGGCGCCAAGTTCGCCCATCCGGAGCGGCCCGCTCTGGCCCTCGTCGGCGACGGCGCCATGCAGATGAACGGCATGGCCGAACTCATCACCGCCGCCAAGTACTGGAAGGACTGGCGCAACCCGCAGCTCATCATCGCGGTGCTCAACAACCTGGACCTCAACCAGGTGACGTGGGAGATGCGGGCCATGTCGGGTGCCCCGCAGTTCCTGCCCTCACAGGCGCTGCCGGACGTGCCCTACGCCGATTTCGCCCGCTCCATCGGACTCGGGGGAGTCCGGGTGGAGAAGCCCGGCGAGGTCGAGGGGGCATGGCGCACCGCCCTGGACGCCGACCGGCCGTTCGTCCTCGACTTCCGTACCGATCCGGCCGTACCGCCGATCCCCCCGCACGCCGACCTCGACCAGATCGAGGCCACGGCCGCCGCCATCGTCAAGGGCGACAGCGACCGCGGCGGCATGATCCGCCAGGGGATCAAGGCCAAGATCCAGGAAATGCTCCCCGGCCACCACCACAGGGAGGCCCGGCCCGCGGCCCGGGACGACGAGTAG
- a CDS encoding WYL domain-containing protein, protein MTTSTTRVLALLEILQGGGTRTVPDLAARLGVDERTVRRYAGHLLELGVPVDSVRGRYGGYRLAPGYRMPPLMLTEDEALAVLLSLLAAQRAGLVGTSAAASESAAAKLRRVLPKALGQRLAALPATAGFTARPRPAAAPEAGVLLGLAEAALHQRPVAITYTDRKGHRSDRTVLPYGLVAHSGRWYLTGADPAAGEGEVRTFRLDRISAATVQPGSLSGSFAVPAAFDPVATVLDSLARTPWRHEVSLRVHDSVQHLRRHLPADIATLSTIPATAAPDDTEPTADGGPTAGTGPAPDDTDPAADTVRPRSDHHPAHPTPADEPTPTGWIRVRIRAERLDWIPPVLAALDRPFVIEHPAELRARVQALAHRLGTYAAAGEEPPPPPEAG, encoded by the coding sequence GTGACCACATCGACCACCCGGGTGCTCGCCCTGCTGGAAATCCTGCAAGGGGGCGGCACCCGCACCGTTCCCGACCTGGCCGCCCGCCTCGGCGTCGACGAACGCACCGTCCGCCGCTACGCCGGCCACCTGCTGGAGCTCGGCGTGCCCGTCGACTCCGTGCGTGGCCGCTACGGCGGTTACCGGCTCGCCCCCGGCTACCGGATGCCCCCGCTGATGCTCACCGAGGACGAGGCCCTGGCCGTTCTGCTCAGCCTCCTGGCCGCACAGCGGGCCGGGCTGGTCGGCACCTCCGCCGCGGCGAGCGAGAGCGCCGCGGCAAAGCTGCGACGGGTACTGCCGAAGGCCTTGGGGCAACGGCTGGCGGCGCTGCCGGCGACGGCCGGTTTCACCGCGCGGCCCCGCCCCGCCGCCGCACCGGAAGCGGGCGTGCTGCTGGGACTTGCCGAGGCCGCACTCCATCAGCGGCCGGTGGCGATCACCTACACCGACCGGAAGGGCCACCGCAGCGACCGCACCGTCCTGCCCTACGGCCTGGTGGCGCATTCCGGACGCTGGTACCTGACCGGCGCGGACCCGGCCGCCGGGGAGGGGGAAGTGCGGACCTTCCGGCTGGACCGGATCAGCGCCGCCACCGTGCAGCCCGGCTCGCTCTCCGGCTCGTTCGCCGTCCCGGCGGCCTTCGACCCGGTGGCCACGGTCCTGGACAGCCTCGCGCGGACCCCCTGGAGACACGAGGTGTCGCTGCGCGTCCACGACAGCGTCCAGCACCTCCGCCGCCATCTCCCGGCCGACATCGCCACCCTGTCCACGATCCCGGCGACGGCGGCACCCGACGACACCGAGCCGACGGCCGACGGCGGCCCGACGGCCGGCACGGGCCCGGCACCCGACGACACCGACCCGGCGGCCGACACCGTCCGGCCCCGCTCCGACCACCACCCGGCCCACCCAACACCGGCCGACGAACCCACACCCACCGGATGGATCCGCGTCCGGATCCGCGCCGAGCGACTGGACTGGATTCCCCCCGTACTGGCCGCTCTGGACCGCCCGTTCGTCATCGAACACCC
- a CDS encoding aromatic acid exporter family protein has product MGQWWRRALGSEGYERHTVLLIGKSTVAATLAWIISFYLLNAQSPAFAPFSAVLIMQVTVYQSLLQSSRYVAAVAVGVAVQAALGFLGGPELLTFALVALVALTIGRWPALGSQGSQVATAAFFAFSTYISATSDLEKVTQLGQIILLVLIGCGIGVLVNVAVVPPLRYRSAEHGIHTLAHALADLVGDMHPALRAHEVDPERTGQWRSRAQRTEGLVTQARAGLHTAQESLHYNPRRLLRRHRGRTGFEGYDAVLAALERVLYQMGSLTRSLDRWSEDESSPRYGTFLECYADFLASVCEITEVLAGLDEDKLNDQAPQLCRLADRAQQCRRRVTEQAEHDGLPLADPARPYGVLVIEATRLMEEFQYTCDVLQHHVDH; this is encoded by the coding sequence ATGGGGCAGTGGTGGCGACGGGCCCTGGGCTCGGAGGGGTACGAGCGCCACACGGTGCTGCTCATCGGCAAGAGCACCGTGGCCGCCACCCTCGCCTGGATCATCTCCTTCTACCTGCTGAACGCACAGTCGCCGGCCTTCGCGCCGTTCTCGGCGGTGCTGATCATGCAGGTGACCGTCTACCAGTCACTGCTGCAGTCCTCGCGCTATGTGGCTGCCGTGGCGGTGGGCGTCGCGGTGCAGGCAGCCCTGGGCTTTCTCGGCGGCCCCGAGTTGCTGACCTTCGCGCTGGTGGCGTTGGTGGCGCTCACCATCGGCCGGTGGCCCGCGCTCGGTTCGCAAGGCTCCCAGGTGGCCACCGCGGCGTTCTTCGCCTTCTCCACCTATATCTCCGCCACCTCGGACCTGGAGAAGGTCACCCAGCTCGGGCAGATCATCCTGCTGGTCCTCATCGGCTGCGGAATCGGCGTCCTGGTCAACGTCGCCGTGGTGCCACCCCTGCGCTACCGCAGCGCCGAACACGGTATCCACACCCTGGCCCATGCCCTCGCCGACCTGGTCGGCGATATGCACCCCGCGCTGCGCGCACACGAGGTCGACCCGGAGCGCACCGGACAGTGGCGCAGCCGGGCCCAGCGGACGGAAGGGCTGGTCACCCAGGCGAGGGCAGGCCTGCACACCGCGCAGGAGAGCCTGCACTACAACCCGCGCCGACTGCTCCGCCGCCACCGCGGGCGTACCGGCTTCGAGGGCTACGACGCGGTTCTGGCGGCGCTGGAGCGCGTGCTGTACCAAATGGGGTCCCTGACGCGGAGCCTGGACCGGTGGAGCGAGGACGAGAGCAGCCCTCGCTACGGGACCTTCCTGGAGTGCTACGCCGACTTCCTGGCATCCGTCTGCGAGATCACCGAGGTCCTGGCCGGTCTCGACGAGGACAAGCTGAACGACCAGGCTCCGCAGCTGTGCCGGCTGGCGGACCGGGCCCAGCAGTGCCGCCGGCGGGTGACCGAACAGGCCGAGCACGACGGCCTGCCGCTGGCCGACCCGGCCCGCCCCTACGGCGTACTGGTCATCGAGGCCACCCGTCTCATGGAGGAGTTCCAGTACACCTGTGACGTGCTCCAGCACCACGTTGACCACTGA